The following are encoded in a window of Halorarum salinum genomic DNA:
- a CDS encoding ABC transporter ATP-binding protein: MSAIEVKDLRKEYQVSQRTEIAVEGVDLRINEGEFLTLVGPSGCGKTTTLRCIAGLETPTSGRILYGEEDITDVPASKRDLAMMFQDIALYPHMTSFKNIAYPLKIDNVSKDEQKEQVEEAAEIMQINDLLDKYPGELSGGQQQRVALARTIVQNPQAFLMDEPLSDLDAKLQVDVRKEVQRVHQQLQKPTVYVTHNQEEAMTMSDRIAVMNDGRLEQVGNREDLYHYPTNVFVANFIGNPSMNFLDATLESLSPDDGTVTVEDTTLEFKTDRILTDSNPTEVTLGIRPISISLRHGSRKNTLNGELMLHEPIDDRAQITIETNQGELIALISAENDFSVGDMISLEIDVDNLYLFDSKTEKLVAKSGNRE, from the coding sequence ATGAGTGCTATAGAGGTTAAAGATCTTCGAAAGGAGTACCAGGTCTCACAACGGACGGAGATAGCTGTAGAGGGTGTTGATCTCAGAATCAATGAAGGAGAATTCCTCACCCTCGTCGGACCATCAGGGTGCGGAAAAACCACAACACTCCGATGTATAGCAGGGTTAGAGACGCCAACTAGTGGTCGTATCCTTTACGGTGAGGAAGACATAACCGACGTGCCAGCAAGCAAACGAGATCTTGCGATGATGTTTCAGGATATCGCGCTATATCCGCATATGACCTCATTTAAGAATATTGCGTATCCACTCAAGATAGATAACGTGTCTAAAGATGAACAAAAGGAGCAGGTTGAAGAGGCTGCCGAGATCATGCAAATCAACGATCTACTCGATAAATATCCTGGTGAGCTAAGTGGTGGTCAACAACAGCGGGTCGCGCTTGCCCGGACGATTGTTCAGAATCCGCAAGCGTTTCTCATGGACGAACCGCTCAGTGATCTTGACGCAAAACTCCAGGTAGATGTTCGTAAGGAGGTCCAACGAGTTCACCAGCAACTCCAGAAACCTACGGTATACGTCACTCACAATCAAGAAGAAGCGATGACGATGAGCGATCGTATCGCAGTCATGAACGACGGTAGGCTTGAGCAAGTTGGCAACCGCGAGGACCTATATCACTATCCTACAAATGTTTTTGTTGCCAACTTTATTGGGAATCCATCGATGAACTTCCTAGACGCTACCCTCGAATCACTCTCACCGGACGATGGAACTGTTACGGTCGAAGATACAACACTTGAATTCAAGACTGATCGAATCCTGACCGACTCAAATCCCACCGAGGTGACGCTTGGAATCCGCCCGATCTCTATCTCTCTCAGGCATGGATCCCGGAAAAATACCCTCAATGGAGAATTAATGCTCCATGAACCAATCGACGACCGTGCACAAATCACGATCGAGACTAATCAAGGTGAACTCATTGCGCTGATTTCGGCTGAAAATGACTTCTCAGTCGGAGACATGATTTCACTTGAGATTGATGTCGATAATCTATACCTATTTGATTCAAAAACTGAGAAACTTGTAGCAAAATCCGGGAATCGGGAATAA
- a CDS encoding carbohydrate ABC transporter permease, with product MSNQTESPMMDSKHISYRQRRQLKRLVHYGLLSMAMVVILFPILWTFTTSIRPTQDVQTRDVTLLPTQFTLDHYEALLLNTEFVTWLVNSIVVAAGVCALTVVFATLGGYGLARLDLKFKQTFARGVLLGYMFPSILLGIPMYIMWRDLQLLNSRLGLVLAETALALPFSLWLMWNFFQSVPYSLEESAQMAGATRFRAFVDVALPMARPGMIAVVVFAFATSWNEYTLAQILMTDQSNYVITIGLDTLINDQLIPWGEMMAATFITLLPAFLLVYFLQKYLIRGFQVSG from the coding sequence ATGAGCAATCAGACCGAAAGCCCGATGATGGACTCGAAGCACATCTCCTATCGGCAGCGCAGGCAGCTGAAACGCCTCGTTCATTACGGCTTACTATCTATGGCGATGGTCGTCATCCTATTCCCAATCTTATGGACCTTCACCACGTCTATCCGGCCAACTCAGGATGTTCAGACTAGAGACGTAACGCTCCTCCCAACACAATTCACGCTGGACCACTACGAGGCGCTCCTACTCAATACCGAGTTTGTCACGTGGCTAGTTAACAGTATAGTTGTCGCGGCAGGAGTGTGTGCCCTCACAGTCGTGTTCGCGACATTAGGAGGATATGGCCTTGCTCGACTTGATCTCAAATTCAAGCAGACGTTCGCGAGAGGGGTCCTGCTCGGATACATGTTTCCTTCCATCTTACTTGGGATTCCCATGTATATCATGTGGAGAGACCTCCAGTTGCTCAATAGTCGCCTAGGATTGGTGTTAGCCGAAACAGCACTTGCACTGCCATTTTCCCTCTGGTTGATGTGGAACTTCTTCCAGTCCGTCCCCTACTCTCTCGAGGAGTCGGCCCAGATGGCCGGCGCAACTCGATTCCGTGCGTTTGTCGATGTTGCCCTTCCGATGGCCAGGCCTGGTATGATCGCTGTAGTCGTGTTCGCATTCGCAACATCGTGGAATGAGTACACACTAGCTCAGATCCTCATGACAGATCAGTCGAACTACGTGATCACGATCGGGCTGGATACACTCATTAACGATCAGCTGATACCGTGGGGGGAGATGATGGCTGCTACATTTATTACCTTGTTGCCTGCCTTCCTCCTCGTGTACTTCCTTCAAAAGTACCTCATAAGAGGCTTCCAGGTGAGCGGCTGA
- a CDS encoding carbohydrate ABC transporter permease encodes MASNLPTQRAAIQQRLSDVREFFDELLSNRKVMITFTVMPVLILFLLINIFPIVWAITASFFQVPPYGGTWEWIGIDQYIDLFALEAFRQSVWRSVVFASGSLLIQVTFGLGLALLVTQDFKFKRLIRAIAFLPYLVPMAVFGFIAIWMTNTRFGIINRILIDLGIVDSGIAFFSTEALVMPAIIIVSSWKFSIFVTIMAVARLQSIPDSHYEAAEMCGAGAWRKFRDVTLPNLRGVLFIVVLLRFVWMFNKFDIIWVLSHGGPNDVALTAPLFAYETAFQQLNIGGASAVATMLFGLLVVTAFLYFRVLEPSKGVRVE; translated from the coding sequence ATGGCTTCCAATCTTCCGACTCAACGGGCAGCAATACAACAACGCCTATCCGACGTCCGAGAGTTCTTCGACGAGCTTCTGTCGAACCGAAAGGTGATGATTACATTTACAGTTATGCCAGTTTTGATATTATTTTTATTGATCAATATCTTTCCAATCGTGTGGGCGATTACAGCAAGTTTCTTCCAAGTACCGCCATACGGCGGTACCTGGGAGTGGATTGGTATCGATCAGTATATTGATTTATTTGCTTTGGAGGCCTTCAGGCAATCGGTGTGGCGTTCGGTAGTATTCGCATCTGGATCCCTACTGATTCAAGTAACGTTTGGCCTCGGTTTGGCATTGCTCGTTACTCAGGACTTCAAATTCAAACGTTTGATTCGGGCAATTGCCTTCTTACCGTATCTAGTTCCGATGGCCGTGTTTGGATTCATCGCTATCTGGATGACAAATACTCGGTTCGGGATTATCAATCGGATTTTGATCGATCTTGGTATCGTGGACAGTGGAATCGCATTCTTCTCAACCGAAGCGCTCGTGATGCCGGCGATCATTATTGTAAGCAGTTGGAAGTTTTCTATCTTTGTCACCATTATGGCAGTTGCTCGACTCCAGAGCATTCCTGACTCCCACTATGAAGCCGCTGAAATGTGTGGTGCAGGTGCGTGGAGGAAGTTCCGTGATGTCACACTTCCCAACCTTAGAGGAGTGTTGTTCATAGTCGTATTATTGAGATTCGTATGGATGTTCAATAAGTTCGATATCATTTGGGTGTTATCGCATGGTGGGCCTAATGACGTAGCACTGACCGCACCACTGTTTGCCTACGAAACCGCGTTCCAGCAACTGAACATTGGGGGTGCGTCGGCTGTCGCTACAATGCTGTTTGGCTTGCTCGTCGTCACTGCATTCCTCTACTTCCGGGTCCTTGAACCATCTAAGGGGGTACGTGTCGAATGA
- a CDS encoding ABC transporter substrate-binding protein: MNSDSNGRGTSPRASRRTFIKVAGASGIAGLSGCSGGGDESDDGNGAATGTNGSDISGQEVHLLSQENSEPFQEYWESLAADFEDETGASVRIEYIGETGSAQERIIQLLQSNDPPEVAQVVVPNAATFGSQGVLADHSEVINTLEERYGALPEQFLFEFDGDNTFVPNHQTIHSQWYREDVFDEVPNTWEKELAMAREHDDGQGGTRGAFLSNASELGEPTFSLFTRGWGNDAVVCQRDDNDNVQVVMDEEPYRSRWIEVFEHVQELAQYSPDNTGVDYTDLFDAMEQELTYQLYIYGSRGKDTDSNDFVENIRNTTAPVPEEKYEEGGRRSWANTTGYLTFRGSNEQAGQEFLKFWTRPENYYEFFTITPVHLLPTQPQILEDSEFQDQLQEALGPQWDYERDVVDLVEMANTSFDIPLETNPPNPYAGPIFSSFELGKIQRDILIDGRNIEEAIDARAQNMQGIIDETQI; this comes from the coding sequence ATGAATAGTGATAGCAATGGACGGGGAACCAGTCCGAGAGCGAGTCGTCGTACGTTTATCAAAGTAGCAGGTGCATCAGGAATCGCTGGACTCTCCGGATGCTCGGGAGGTGGAGATGAGTCAGATGATGGGAATGGTGCTGCCACTGGGACAAATGGAAGTGACATAAGTGGACAGGAGGTTCACCTCCTCTCTCAGGAAAATTCCGAACCGTTTCAGGAATATTGGGAAAGCCTAGCAGCCGACTTCGAAGATGAAACAGGTGCAAGTGTCCGGATCGAGTATATCGGCGAAACCGGGAGCGCCCAAGAGCGTATCATTCAACTCTTACAGTCGAATGATCCCCCGGAAGTAGCGCAGGTTGTCGTTCCGAATGCCGCTACTTTTGGGTCCCAGGGAGTACTTGCGGACCACAGCGAGGTCATCAATACCTTGGAAGAGCGGTACGGGGCCTTGCCCGAACAATTCTTATTCGAATTTGATGGGGACAATACGTTCGTTCCGAATCATCAAACAATTCATTCTCAATGGTATCGAGAAGACGTTTTTGACGAGGTTCCGAATACCTGGGAGAAAGAGCTGGCGATGGCGCGCGAGCATGACGACGGGCAGGGCGGAACTCGTGGTGCTTTCCTCTCTAATGCTTCGGAACTCGGAGAGCCGACCTTCAGCCTGTTCACTCGAGGATGGGGGAATGACGCCGTTGTTTGTCAACGTGATGATAACGACAACGTGCAAGTCGTCATGGACGAAGAGCCGTATCGAAGCAGATGGATCGAGGTTTTCGAGCATGTTCAGGAACTTGCCCAGTACTCCCCTGACAACACTGGTGTCGACTACACCGATCTATTCGACGCGATGGAGCAGGAACTTACATACCAGTTATACATCTATGGAAGTCGGGGAAAAGACACGGATTCTAATGACTTTGTTGAGAACATTCGGAACACAACTGCTCCAGTTCCAGAAGAGAAGTACGAAGAAGGTGGACGCCGATCGTGGGCAAACACGACGGGATATCTCACATTCCGCGGCTCGAACGAACAAGCCGGCCAAGAGTTCCTCAAATTCTGGACTCGGCCGGAGAACTACTACGAGTTCTTCACGATAACCCCTGTCCACCTGCTTCCAACTCAGCCACAAATCCTTGAAGATAGTGAGTTCCAGGATCAGCTCCAAGAGGCGCTTGGCCCACAGTGGGATTACGAACGCGATGTCGTGGATCTCGTTGAGATGGCCAACACATCATTCGATATTCCCTTGGAAACCAATCCCCCGAACCCGTACGCCGGTCCAATCTTCTCGAGCTTCGAGCTGGGAAAAATCCAGCGTGATATCCTCATTGATGGAAGGAATATTGAAGAGGCAATAGATGCACGCGCACAGAACATGCAAGGCATCATCGACGAAACCCAGATTTAG
- a CDS encoding oxygen-binding di-iron domain-containing protein, producing MRRTVHQDIEWISEPYDFGDGLVHVSVFLLKNDGESILVDTGSHYHEEAIVEEIQNASNNGSLEGVIVSHADLPHAGNVGSLEDTLGGFDVICATAAPELVGVSVDIGCNPGERLTVAGRLISFIDAPLADITDTVWAFDHDTGTLFTADGFGNHHQDSETEYTSEDLSGNVSSERIYEYHRQMFRWLEFVDPERLIDDVDEIFSTYDVDCIAPTHGTPIIGADIEPYLERFNTTVREIIMSYE from the coding sequence ATGCGACGAACTGTACACCAAGATATCGAATGGATTAGTGAGCCCTATGATTTCGGCGACGGATTAGTTCACGTTTCTGTATTCCTATTGAAGAATGATGGTGAGTCCATCTTGGTCGACACGGGATCTCATTATCACGAAGAAGCCATCGTCGAAGAAATTCAAAACGCATCTAATAACGGCTCACTGGAAGGGGTCATAGTCTCACATGCAGATCTTCCCCATGCAGGGAATGTCGGTAGTTTAGAAGATACACTAGGAGGCTTTGACGTAATATGTGCAACGGCAGCGCCAGAACTTGTGGGTGTATCAGTGGACATTGGGTGCAATCCCGGCGAACGGTTAACTGTTGCAGGGCGATTAATTTCATTCATTGATGCCCCGCTCGCTGATATCACCGATACAGTCTGGGCGTTCGACCATGATACTGGGACCCTCTTTACGGCAGATGGATTTGGAAACCACCATCAGGACTCGGAAACAGAGTATACTTCTGAAGATCTGAGCGGTAATGTCTCCTCTGAGCGGATCTACGAGTATCACCGTCAAATGTTCCGATGGCTGGAATTTGTGGATCCTGAGCGGCTAATTGACGACGTCGACGAGATCTTTTCGACTTACGATGTAGACTGTATCGCTCCAACACATGGGACTCCGATCATCGGAGCAGACATCGAACCGTATCTTGAACGATTCAATACAACAGTGAGAGAGATCATCATGAGTTACGAATGA
- a CDS encoding MBL fold metallo-hydrolase, with amino-acid sequence MPRELADGIFWIQECYDSPALREKYSDDPPDWYNSGEKIHVCDNAFLICGNQTLLFDTLSPHSTNQILDELDSLLDGQDLDYLVISHPENPHAGNTFPILEEHPGAELIAPEFGSKHGMYHLEDATKVAPGETIDLGGKIIEFVEPTFLDHRVHTWLAEHVTETLFTVDWLGDVHMEKNCLDFLDELDNDDPVSRQVEFHSRALFWFQYVDETKTRQAIESLIDVEQPNVVAPAHGVPVREETEEYLRLNNAVIDRIIEQGRIMSAY; translated from the coding sequence ATGCCGCGAGAACTAGCTGATGGAATATTCTGGATTCAGGAATGCTATGATAGTCCTGCGCTTAGGGAGAAGTACTCGGATGATCCTCCCGATTGGTATAACTCTGGTGAGAAAATCCACGTGTGCGACAACGCGTTTCTAATCTGTGGGAATCAAACGCTTCTATTCGATACCCTCTCTCCCCACAGTACCAACCAGATCTTAGATGAGCTGGACAGTTTGCTGGATGGGCAGGACTTAGACTACTTAGTTATCTCTCATCCGGAGAATCCCCATGCCGGGAATACATTCCCTATCCTTGAAGAGCATCCGGGAGCAGAGCTGATTGCTCCGGAATTTGGTTCGAAGCACGGGATGTACCATCTGGAAGATGCGACAAAAGTCGCACCAGGTGAAACGATCGATCTGGGTGGAAAGATCATAGAATTCGTCGAACCCACCTTCCTCGATCATCGGGTCCATACATGGCTCGCAGAACATGTGACTGAGACATTATTCACCGTCGACTGGCTGGGAGATGTTCACATGGAAAAGAATTGTTTGGATTTCCTTGACGAACTCGACAATGATGACCCTGTTAGCCGGCAGGTTGAATTTCATTCTCGAGCCCTCTTCTGGTTCCAATACGTAGACGAAACCAAAACACGCCAAGCTATAGAGTCGCTTATCGACGTAGAACAACCGAATGTTGTTGCTCCGGCTCATGGTGTTCCAGTACGGGAGGAGACAGAAGAGTACCTTCGACTAAATAATGCTGTTATCGATCGTATTATCGAACAAGGCCGTATCATGAGCGCGTATTAA
- a CDS encoding YbhB/YbcL family Raf kinase inhibitor-like protein gives MDGEMTTPIDGKIEQKGELALTSPAFEDGEMMPDSVGYANENENPPLHISGVPDGAEALVLAMDDPEAEPVVGHIWDHWMVFDINSETAEIPEAWTPDSAVEAYNDFVETGWGGPSPPEGDHAYYFKLFALDSKVGYPPAIRKARLGSVMATECEILAQTQLVGRYDAEQGTIF, from the coding sequence GTGGATGGAGAAATGACAACACCAATAGACGGCAAGATCGAGCAGAAGGGAGAATTGGCCTTGACCAGTCCGGCATTTGAGGACGGAGAGATGATGCCCGACTCAGTCGGCTATGCAAACGAAAACGAAAACCCACCATTGCACATTTCAGGTGTCCCTGATGGAGCGGAAGCCCTCGTTCTTGCGATGGATGACCCAGAGGCCGAGCCCGTCGTGGGGCATATCTGGGATCATTGGATGGTATTCGATATCAACTCCGAAACAGCCGAGATCCCAGAGGCGTGGACTCCCGATTCAGCAGTTGAAGCGTACAACGACTTTGTGGAAACCGGATGGGGGGGCCCTTCACCCCCGGAGGGCGACCACGCATATTATTTCAAGTTATTCGCCCTGGACTCCAAGGTCGGGTACCCACCTGCCATTAGGAAAGCCCGGCTCGGCTCTGTAATGGCGACGGAGTGTGAAATTCTCGCTCAAACTCAACTCGTTGGTCGATATGACGCTGAGCAGGGTACGATTTTCTGA
- a CDS encoding IclR family transcriptional regulator gives MGKEEIKDGMNGSLIRCNAIISYLDEAGATGVSEIAQELDRPKSSVHKYLKTLEFLEFVENDGGVYRLGLRFLEIGGRIRNRNPIFQVARPLADELANDIDEVIFISVKNGNYGVFVYQTNNRYGIENLAPLGERFYLHQNAAGKAMLAECSKNEIDQFISKSNLPPAMEKTTTDPNQLRTELNRIRDEGYSVGKGERFEGIRAISAAIPDGESGAIGALSVVVPDSGPVANKLESKSSEAVMRTANEISLALKYDE, from the coding sequence ATGGGGAAGGAAGAAATCAAAGATGGGATGAACGGTTCGCTAATCCGGTGCAACGCTATTATCTCATACCTTGATGAGGCGGGTGCAACGGGGGTTTCAGAGATTGCTCAAGAACTTGACCGCCCCAAGAGCTCAGTCCATAAATACTTGAAGACATTAGAATTTCTGGAATTTGTTGAAAATGATGGAGGCGTATACCGCTTAGGATTGCGGTTCCTCGAAATCGGAGGTCGGATACGAAACCGGAATCCGATATTCCAGGTGGCTCGACCCTTGGCTGACGAACTTGCAAATGATATCGATGAAGTAATCTTCATTTCTGTTAAAAACGGTAACTATGGCGTGTTTGTATATCAAACGAATAATCGATATGGCATCGAGAACCTCGCACCCCTTGGGGAACGGTTTTATCTCCACCAAAATGCAGCAGGCAAAGCGATGCTTGCTGAGTGTTCTAAAAACGAAATCGACCAGTTCATATCGAAGTCGAACCTTCCACCGGCAATGGAAAAAACCACGACCGATCCGAACCAGCTCCGGACGGAACTCAACCGCATTAGGGACGAAGGATATTCGGTAGGAAAGGGGGAACGATTTGAGGGGATTCGTGCGATCAGTGCAGCGATTCCTGACGGAGAATCAGGCGCTATCGGTGCGCTTTCGGTTGTTGTGCCGGATAGTGGGCCAGTTGCAAATAAGCTGGAATCAAAGAGCAGTGAAGCGGTTATGCGCACCGCAAATGAGATTAGCTTGGCACTCAAATATGACGAATAA
- a CDS encoding CaiB/BaiF CoA transferase family protein: MLARERQGPLDGLRVIDMSGMISGGFATTMMGDFGADVVMIEHPEVGDPIREWAQKTEDDISLSWKSLGRNKRCVTLDLSSERGRKLALELVEDADVAFENFRPGTMENWGLGPDDLMEANPEIIMVRLSGYGQTGPKSQKPGFGTIAEGISGWANANGFPDRDPLLPPISLADLTAAQFATQATLMAIYERELSRGGSSKGQVIDVSLIEPLWRLFFGDVEAYDEFEHVQNRTGNRHPNTAPRNIYETADGYMTMSASNQRIFERVAKAIDKPELIEDSRFTDNSARVENVEALDEEIEEWTEQHTTAEAIEILEEFDAIVGPVNNMADIFEDEQYRARDAIVEVDDPDVGSLRTFATIPKFSRTPGEVEFLGPRHGEHNNEVFLEELGLDREEFEELNAEGII, translated from the coding sequence ATGCTTGCCCGCGAACGGCAGGGCCCACTCGATGGGCTCCGAGTGATCGACATGTCGGGGATGATTAGCGGAGGATTTGCTACGACGATGATGGGTGATTTTGGTGCCGATGTCGTAATGATCGAACACCCAGAAGTTGGTGATCCCATCCGTGAATGGGCGCAAAAAACAGAGGATGATATTTCACTCTCCTGGAAATCACTCGGTCGAAATAAACGATGCGTAACTCTCGATCTCAGTTCCGAACGTGGCCGTAAGTTGGCCCTAGAACTAGTGGAAGATGCTGATGTAGCCTTCGAGAATTTTCGGCCAGGCACAATGGAAAATTGGGGACTGGGTCCTGATGATCTCATGGAAGCAAATCCCGAGATTATTATGGTTCGACTTTCCGGATACGGACAGACAGGCCCTAAATCACAGAAGCCGGGATTTGGAACGATTGCTGAGGGAATTTCAGGGTGGGCAAACGCAAACGGGTTTCCTGACCGTGATCCACTTCTTCCTCCGATTAGTCTCGCCGACCTCACTGCAGCCCAGTTTGCCACGCAGGCAACACTGATGGCAATCTACGAACGAGAACTCAGTCGAGGGGGAAGCAGTAAGGGACAGGTGATCGATGTTTCCCTGATCGAACCGCTCTGGCGATTATTTTTTGGCGATGTTGAGGCGTACGACGAGTTCGAGCATGTCCAGAACCGTACTGGCAATCGGCATCCAAATACAGCACCACGGAATATCTATGAGACAGCTGATGGATACATGACCATGTCTGCATCTAATCAGCGAATTTTCGAGCGGGTAGCGAAAGCAATCGACAAGCCAGAACTTATTGAAGACTCTCGGTTCACGGATAACTCTGCCCGGGTTGAGAATGTTGAGGCGCTAGATGAGGAAATTGAAGAGTGGACGGAACAACATACCACTGCAGAGGCGATCGAAATTCTCGAAGAATTTGATGCCATCGTCGGTCCCGTGAATAATATGGCGGACATCTTCGAAGATGAGCAATATCGAGCCCGAGACGCGATCGTGGAGGTTGATGATCCGGATGTTGGCTCCCTCAGAACTTTTGCTACGATACCGAAATTCTCACGAACTCCTGGCGAGGTCGAATTTCTCGGTCCTCGCCACGGTGAACACAATAATGAGGTCTTTCTCGAAGAACTTGGCCTTGATCGGGAGGAATTCGAGGAACTAAATGCGGAGGGAATTATATGA
- a CDS encoding LeuA family protein, whose amino-acid sequence MKLSDVTLREGDQMPGRNYTTDQKIDSAHQLDKLGIDFVQAGFPATGEKDQTVITELAEAIQADVVALARALIADIDAALDANTDVVDVFIPVSDLHLEHLLGMSRDDMIKMLGDAVDYVYDHSVEIHVTLADAFRTDTENLIEVIETVPQAQYVTLADTVGARTPKSVEKILLDLKGNIDLSRIGVHFHDDLGCATANTLVAYNIGVAKADISIAALGERAGNTSLEEVVAACSTDRGNTLGIEESKLIPVCKQVLNTLGEEVDERKPILGNKIAEHESGIHTAAMLENPATLEPYDPQRFGGSRQLLFGASTGSSASRQILERAGVDFDDNTVKNYKEVLTEQGPLTFDESITLAKEMFGD is encoded by the coding sequence ATGAAGCTCAGTGATGTCACCCTCCGCGAAGGCGATCAGATGCCAGGTCGGAACTACACTACTGACCAGAAAATCGATTCTGCCCACCAGTTAGACAAACTCGGAATCGATTTTGTGCAGGCTGGCTTTCCGGCAACAGGAGAGAAAGATCAAACAGTTATAACTGAACTCGCAGAAGCGATTCAGGCTGACGTAGTCGCATTGGCACGAGCACTGATTGCTGATATTGATGCTGCCCTGGATGCCAACACTGACGTGGTAGACGTATTCATTCCTGTCTCCGATCTTCATCTTGAACACTTGCTTGGAATGTCACGAGATGACATGATCAAGATGCTAGGTGATGCAGTTGACTATGTGTATGACCACAGTGTGGAGATCCACGTGACGCTGGCTGACGCGTTTAGAACTGACACCGAGAATTTAATAGAAGTAATCGAAACGGTTCCACAAGCCCAGTATGTTACGCTCGCCGATACCGTTGGTGCACGAACTCCAAAGTCAGTTGAAAAAATATTGCTCGATTTAAAAGGGAACATCGACCTTTCGCGAATCGGCGTCCACTTCCATGACGACTTAGGTTGTGCAACTGCGAACACTCTTGTGGCATATAATATAGGTGTAGCAAAAGCTGACATTAGTATCGCAGCGTTGGGGGAACGAGCTGGAAACACTTCGCTTGAAGAGGTCGTTGCCGCTTGTAGTACTGATCGGGGAAACACTCTCGGCATAGAGGAGTCGAAGCTGATTCCGGTATGCAAACAGGTACTCAATACTCTCGGCGAAGAAGTAGATGAGCGGAAACCGATACTTGGAAACAAAATCGCGGAACACGAATCTGGTATACATACTGCCGCAATGCTTGAGAATCCGGCAACACTCGAACCATACGACCCGCAAAGGTTTGGTGGAAGCCGTCAACTCCTCTTCGGGGCTTCAACGGGGTCAAGTGCTTCACGGCAGATTCTCGAACGAGCTGGGGTCGACTTTGACGATAATACAGTCAAGAACTACAAAGAAGTTCTTACTGAACAGGGACCGCTGACATTTGACGAGTCCATTACTCTCGCAAAAGAAATGTTTGGTGACTGA